One Ranitomeya variabilis isolate aRanVar5 chromosome 5, aRanVar5.hap1, whole genome shotgun sequence DNA window includes the following coding sequences:
- the LOC143773512 gene encoding uncharacterized protein LOC143773512, whose amino-acid sequence MDCGAESPSPTPRSKPARGGSSLLPAKRVTRSGKAQNMEEPRKTQEGCKAPKAEARATVVSPSGGERSTHRGAAAAVPKDWGTRAAREPVTSYGSRVHVYLSEYDEAGKTIRRLREELKEVRQAANRASRTEKSALTARISSLGICIEGMEARRAAILNNSGPFREKLENEDRFHNMAAAKEPEGSRRPTQVEEVDHEEMEEAPYPPGGLKPLGWEGGYGS is encoded by the exons atggactgtggggctgagtccccgtctcccacccctcggtctaagccggcgaggggtgggagctcattgctaccggcaaagagggtcaccagatctggcaaggcccaaaacatggaggagcccaggaagacccaggagggctgcaaagcccctaaggctgaggcgagGGCCACTGTGGTGTCTCCTTCCGGAGGTGAGCGGAGCACTCACAGAGGTGCAGCGGCGGCGGTGCCGAAGGACTGGGGCACTAGGGCCGCACGGGAGCcggttaccagctatggctcccgCGTCCATGTGTACCTCAGCGAGTACGATGAGGCTGGGAAGACCATCAGGAGACTCCGGGAGGAGctgaaggaggtgaggcaagctgcaaacagagcctcccgcacagagaagtctgccctgacagccaggatatccagcctggggatatgcattgagggcatggaagcccggagagCGGCAATATTGAACAATAGCGGGCCCTTCCGGGAAAAACTGGAAAATGAGgaccgattccacaacatggctgctgcgaaggagccagaggggtctcggcgtccgacccaggtggaggaggtggaccatgaggagatggaggaggcaccgtacccacctgggggcttg aaacccctcggatgggaagggggctatggaagctga